A window of the Lactobacillus amylovorus DSM 20531 genome harbors these coding sequences:
- the yjeM gene encoding glutamate/gamma-aminobutyrate family transporter YjeM: MDDENTQTKKTITTMSLVLMIITTVYGFGNVSVSYRQMTYAGIIWFILAGICFFFPAGLMMAEYGSAFHDAKGGIYSWLAGSIGEKWAFIGTFVWLANWVLWLVSSASRLWISISALVFGKDTTQSWDLFGLHGTQLIGVLAILFMILSTYLSSRGMTGIKLMSSIGGWFMIGMNLVFIISSLIVIIMNHGQLAQPINGWQSFIVSPNKDFQTPITIISFVVYAVFAYGGMETVGGVIDSMKHPEKDFPKGLIIGSLFTIISYVLMIFMTGFSVNYQKDIVETGANTGNITYVVYGTLGKAVGHALNLDPHTSLMIGKVFTRAIALSGLMGMMGAFFVLLYSPVKSFIMGSDPRLWPKAATKLNKHGIPANAMWAQTIFVCLLIAVVSFGGSAATSFYQILTDMGNVAATAPYIFLIGAFPFFLKKDYPRKFRVFTNYKWTVALVVFVELIVCTGILFTVLQPVLEHRYATAFWTAFGPIFFGLVAYIFYCVSKKRHGLKDLD; the protein is encoded by the coding sequence TTGGATGATGAAAATACACAGACGAAAAAGACAATAACCACTATGAGCCTGGTTTTGATGATCATTACGACGGTTTATGGTTTTGGTAATGTCTCTGTTTCGTACCGGCAAATGACATATGCCGGAATTATTTGGTTTATTTTGGCCGGAATTTGTTTCTTTTTCCCGGCTGGATTAATGATGGCGGAATATGGTTCTGCTTTTCATGATGCCAAAGGGGGTATTTATTCTTGGTTAGCAGGCTCAATTGGCGAAAAATGGGCCTTTATTGGGACTTTCGTTTGGCTTGCTAACTGGGTACTATGGTTGGTTTCAAGCGCATCTAGACTATGGATTTCGATTTCTGCGCTTGTTTTTGGTAAAGATACCACTCAAAGTTGGGATCTATTTGGCTTACATGGCACCCAACTGATTGGTGTTTTGGCCATTTTATTCATGATTTTGTCTACTTATCTTTCTTCAAGAGGGATGACTGGAATTAAGCTCATGTCCTCAATTGGTGGGTGGTTCATGATTGGAATGAACTTGGTCTTCATTATTTCTAGTTTGATAGTAATTATTATGAACCACGGACAATTAGCACAACCAATCAATGGCTGGCAAAGCTTTATTGTCTCACCTAACAAGGACTTCCAAACTCCGATCACAATTATTTCCTTTGTTGTCTATGCCGTCTTTGCATATGGTGGTATGGAGACTGTCGGTGGTGTGATCGATAGTATGAAGCATCCAGAAAAGGACTTCCCAAAGGGTTTAATTATTGGTAGTTTATTTACGATTATTTCTTATGTTTTGATGATCTTTATGACTGGTTTTTCAGTCAACTATCAAAAAGATATCGTTGAAACAGGAGCCAATACCGGTAATATCACTTACGTGGTTTATGGAACCTTGGGTAAAGCGGTTGGTCATGCTTTGAATCTTGACCCTCATACTAGCTTGATGATTGGTAAAGTCTTCACTAGAGCTATTGCTTTATCTGGTTTAATGGGCATGATGGGTGCCTTCTTCGTATTGCTTTACTCACCAGTTAAATCATTTATTATGGGTTCAGACCCAAGACTCTGGCCTAAGGCTGCTACCAAATTAAACAAGCATGGTATTCCAGCTAATGCAATGTGGGCACAAACAATTTTTGTATGTTTGCTGATCGCAGTGGTTTCCTTTGGTGGTAGTGCAGCAACCAGTTTCTATCAGATTTTGACGGATATGGGGAATGTCGCAGCCACAGCACCATATATTTTCTTAATTGGTGCATTCCCATTCTTCCTTAAAAAGGATTATCCACGTAAATTTAGAGTATTTACAAACTATAAATGGACTGTAGCTTTGGTCGTCTTTGTTGAGCTTATTGTCTGCACGGGTATTCTCTTTACTGTTTTGCAGCCGGTTCTTGAACACAGATATGCTACAGCATTCTGGACTGCTTTTGGTCCAATCTTCTTTGGTTTGGTAGCTTACATTTTCTACTGCGTTTCTAAAAAGAGACATGGACTAAAAGATTTGGATTAA
- the yihA gene encoding ribosome biogenesis GTP-binding protein YihA/YsxC — protein MIIKSSSYAVSAVKESQYPKDDLPEIALAGRSNVGKSSLINTLLKRKNLARTSSQPGKTQTLNFYLVNDEFYLVDVPGYGYAKVSQKRRQEFGEMIQDYLETRPNLKGLIILIDSRHEPTKDDIAMYEYAQYLNIPILVVCTKMDKIKKSQTNKVMSGLKKNLDLNYDHVTVLTFSSFTKLHVAELGDWIEDKINQ, from the coding sequence ATGATAATTAAAAGCAGCAGTTATGCAGTTAGCGCTGTAAAGGAAAGCCAATATCCTAAGGACGATTTGCCTGAGATCGCGTTAGCGGGCCGCTCAAACGTAGGAAAATCTAGCTTGATTAATACCCTGCTTAAGCGTAAAAACTTGGCTAGAACGTCTTCACAGCCTGGTAAGACCCAAACTCTTAACTTCTATCTAGTAAATGATGAATTTTACTTAGTGGATGTTCCAGGATATGGCTATGCTAAAGTTTCCCAAAAAAGACGACAAGAATTTGGCGAAATGATCCAAGACTATTTGGAGACAAGACCTAATCTAAAAGGGTTGATCATCTTGATCGATAGTCGTCATGAACCGACTAAGGATGATATTGCGATGTATGAATATGCCCAATATCTAAATATCCCAATTCTAGTTGTCTGCACGAAAATGGACAAAATCAAGAAGAGCCAAACCAATAAAGTGATGTCAGGTTTGAAAAAGAACTTAGATCTTAATTATGATCACGTAACAGTCTTAACTTTTAGTTCATTCACCAAATTACATGTAGCTGAATTAGGGGATTGGATTGAAGACAAGATCAATCAATAA
- the dapF gene encoding diaminopimelate epimerase: protein MVKLLKVHGSQNHFFILDQTELDKPLTDEELRDFTKKITNAQTGILNGADGVLAINKPVRKGALAQMRVINEDGSEASMCGNGLRTVARYLSEKYQQDHFLVDTMNASLRVHKENDFAKDVPAYSVEISPVRFNKEALPFTNLGHDRIIDNFVPELYPGLRFTSIAVPNPHLISFVNQEQISGPILGIVGKRLNSENPYFTDGVNVNFAQILDKNKLFVRTYERGVGFTNACGTGMSATSLALWLTHPEMVDTDSQIDVFNPGGMVKTKVHYDNNEYWIELTGNATFTHQITISENDLHCNNLENVQISETNEQQAYEHFVDSLPKYNDITTLA, encoded by the coding sequence ATGGTTAAGTTATTAAAAGTACATGGCTCTCAAAATCATTTCTTTATTCTGGACCAAACCGAATTAGATAAGCCACTAACTGACGAAGAATTAAGAGACTTTACTAAAAAAATCACCAATGCTCAAACTGGTATTTTAAATGGTGCAGACGGCGTCTTAGCTATTAATAAACCCGTCCGTAAAGGCGCTTTAGCACAGATGCGGGTTATCAACGAAGACGGTAGCGAAGCTTCAATGTGTGGTAACGGTCTTAGAACTGTGGCTCGTTATTTGAGTGAAAAATACCAACAAGATCACTTCTTAGTCGATACAATGAATGCTAGCTTGCGTGTTCATAAAGAAAATGACTTTGCTAAAGACGTACCAGCTTATTCAGTTGAAATCTCGCCAGTCAGATTTAACAAAGAGGCCTTGCCCTTCACTAATTTAGGACATGACCGCATAATTGATAATTTTGTACCGGAACTTTATCCTGGTCTGCGCTTTACTTCTATTGCCGTACCTAACCCTCACCTAATTAGTTTTGTTAACCAAGAACAAATTTCTGGCCCAATTTTGGGAATCGTCGGTAAAAGATTAAATAGTGAAAATCCTTATTTCACTGATGGCGTTAATGTTAACTTTGCCCAAATTTTAGACAAAAACAAACTGTTTGTTCGTACCTATGAAAGAGGCGTTGGCTTTACCAATGCATGTGGTACCGGTATGTCGGCTACTTCATTAGCCCTTTGGTTAACTCATCCTGAAATGGTTGATACTGATTCACAAATTGATGTCTTCAACCCTGGCGGCATGGTTAAGACTAAAGTTCATTACGATAATAATGAATACTGGATTGAATTAACTGGCAATGCCACCTTTACTCACCAAATCACCATTTCTGAAAACGATTTGCATTGTAACAATTTAGAGAATGTGCAAATTTCAGAGACTAATGAGCAACAAGCCTACGAACACTTTGTAGACAGTTTGCCGAAATATAATGACATCACCACTTTAGCGTAG